From Anaerolineae bacterium:
CTGGAGGCGTTGGAAGAGGCGGTGTTGGGATGAGCCGACGGATTGTGGTGCGCGTCCCGGCCACCACGGCCAATCTGGGGCCGGGGTTCGATGTGTTGGGCCTGGCGCTGGATTTGTGGAACGAGGTCGCGTTCACGGTGGAGGAAGAGGCCGCCGGGGCGCCGGGGCGCTGGGAGGCGGTCAACGAAGGCTTTGGCGCGGCGCACCTGCCCACGGATGCCGCTCATCTGGCGTTGCGGGCCTTTCGGGCGGTGTTCGAGCGCCTTGGGCGGCCGCTCCCAGCGCGGGTGTACCTGCACGCGCGCAACGCCATTCCCGTGGCGTCGGGGCTGGGGTCCAGCGCGGCGGCGGTGGTGGCCGGGGTGCTGGCTGCCAACGCCGCATTGGGCGAGCCCATGGCGGTCCCCGCGTTGCTGGCGCTGGCCACGGCCCTGGAAGGTCATCCCGACAATGTAGTCCCTGCCCTGCTGGGCGGGCTGACCGCCGCTTGGATGGGGCAAGGTGGCGCGCCGCAGGCCCTGGCGCTGCCGCTGGCCCCTGCGTGGCAGGATCGGGCCTGGCTGGCCGTGGCGGTGCCCCAGGTGGCCCTGCGC
This genomic window contains:
- the thrB gene encoding homoserine kinase, whose translation is MSRRIVVRVPATTANLGPGFDVLGLALDLWNEVAFTVEEEAAGAPGRWEAVNEGFGAAHLPTDAAHLALRAFRAVFERLGRPLPARVYLHARNAIPVASGLGSSAAAVVAGVLAANAALGEPMAVPALLALATALEGHPDNVVPALLGGLTAAWMGQGGAPQALALPLAPAWQDRAWLAVAVPQVALRTVEARRALPAQVPHADAVFNLSRLAVLLEALRLGREDWLAEGVEDRLHQPYRWPLLPGAEAVRRAALEAGLTPIVCVGETLAERQAGQTLEVLTFQ